A segment of the Halococcus hamelinensis 100A6 genome:
CGACGGTGTCCCCCGTCCCGATGTCCTCGGGAACGTCGAGATAGCCGAGGTCGGTTTCGAGGCGCTCGCCCGGTTCGCGAAGGTACTCACGACCCTCGCCGACCAACAGGACGGCGGTCACTCCAGCCGCGAGACCGCCGCCGCGAGGTCGCCGTCCTCGGCCTCGAGGGCTTCGCGCGCGGTCTCCTCGGTCGCGCCGGTGCGCTGGGCGACGATCTCGACGTCGGCGTCCGGGATGCCGCCGGTGTCGTCCGCACCGCTCGACTCGGTGCCGTCGCCGACCGGGATCGCCTCGTCCGAACCGGCACCGGCCCCCGCGTCCCTGGACTCGGGCTCGCCGGTGATGGTGTAGGTCGCCTGGCCCTGGGCGTCCATCCGCTGGACCTCGGCGTCCGTGAAGACGAGTTCCTCGTCGGGGGTCCGGATCACGATCTCCTCGGCATCGATCTCCTCGATGTCGATCCCCATCTGTTTCATCATCTGCTGGAGCTTCCGCGGGTTCATGCCGCCGCCTCCTCCAAACATGGTTCGACAGAACGAAGCCAGCGACTTGTTCCTTCCGGACCCACCTTTTGCTGCGGTCGCTCACTTCGTTCGCTCCCTGGCAAAATGTGGATCAAAAGCGCGTCGGGTTCCCGTTGGTCACCCTCGCGCCCGCTCGTTCGGCTTGGCCTCACTCGCGGTACAATCCCTGACTTCCCGCATCCGCACCGCAACCACGCCGCCGAAGCCCTCGCTCGTTTCACTCGCTCGCCCTTCATCCGCCAGGACCGCAACCGCCGATCGCACCGCGACCGTACCGCCGCAGCCGCACCGCGACCGCTCGGCCGCCGCCGAGCATCCGCGAACCCCTATCGCTGGGTCGTGTTTCCGGTCGGGAGATGCCCTCGGAGCCAGCGGTCCCAGCGCCAGGTGACGGCGACCATCCCGAGACCCAACAGCGCGAGGAACAGACTGACACCACCCTGGAGGCTGAGCAGCGATCCCTGGATC
Coding sequences within it:
- a CDS encoding nascent polypeptide-associated complex protein, with amino-acid sequence MFGGGGGMNPRKLQQMMKQMGIDIEEIDAEEIVIRTPDEELVFTDAEVQRMDAQGQATYTITGEPESRDAGAGAGSDEAIPVGDGTESSGADDTGGIPDADVEIVAQRTGATEETAREALEAEDGDLAAAVSRLE